The following proteins are encoded in a genomic region of Trueperaceae bacterium:
- the ftsA gene encoding cell division protein FtsA, translating to MSDEKIIVALDIGTTKICTVIGEIASDGVLDIIGEGTVPSDGLRKGVVVNLERTIASVRQSISAAERVAGVEVKSAWIGIAGSHLKALTSHGMAAIRRGQEISRSDVDRTIENAQAVPLEANMDIIHVIPQEYVVDGHDGIRDPVGMSGVRLEVDVHLVAGAQGPLQNLKRCARDAGIGVDGIVVQALASGLSVLSPSEEDITSLLIDIGGGTTDIGVFRRGQLTHSGVIPLGGDHITQDISQWLRIPPDEAERVKKRYGVALPEMADRDVELEVSNANYTASLSTFELAQVIQPRVMEILDLVKQNIEQRMGALELLAGNVVITGGASLMPGLDQIATERFRLPVRIGKPEGVSGLVDVVASPAHATAVGLVRYGVQHIPSGRTESTRGHDNSRGIMGTIRNLLKDFF from the coding sequence ATGAGTGATGAAAAAATCATCGTCGCACTCGACATCGGCACTACTAAGATATGCACTGTTATAGGTGAAATAGCCTCCGATGGCGTACTTGACATTATTGGCGAAGGAACTGTCCCCAGTGACGGCCTTCGAAAAGGCGTGGTCGTTAACCTTGAACGAACCATTGCCTCAGTAAGACAATCTATTTCCGCAGCTGAACGTGTGGCTGGCGTGGAAGTCAAATCGGCTTGGATAGGAATCGCTGGAAGTCATTTGAAAGCCCTCACAAGTCACGGAATGGCTGCCATTCGGCGAGGACAAGAAATCAGTCGTTCAGACGTAGATCGCACTATCGAAAACGCCCAAGCCGTTCCGCTCGAAGCCAATATGGATATTATTCATGTAATTCCCCAAGAGTACGTTGTGGACGGGCATGATGGCATACGTGATCCAGTAGGTATGTCTGGTGTTCGACTAGAAGTTGATGTTCATCTCGTTGCAGGAGCACAAGGACCCTTACAGAATCTTAAACGCTGTGCACGAGATGCGGGGATTGGGGTCGATGGCATTGTTGTACAGGCTTTAGCATCTGGGCTATCCGTTCTCAGTCCCTCAGAAGAGGATATCACCAGCCTGCTAATTGACATCGGAGGTGGCACAACCGATATTGGCGTTTTTAGACGTGGCCAGCTAACTCATTCTGGCGTCATACCCTTAGGCGGAGATCATATTACACAGGACATAAGTCAATGGTTAAGGATACCGCCAGACGAAGCTGAACGAGTCAAGAAACGCTATGGAGTAGCCTTACCCGAAATGGCTGATCGCGATGTTGAACTTGAAGTATCGAATGCTAACTACACTGCTTCTCTTTCCACGTTTGAGCTAGCTCAAGTTATACAACCTAGAGTCATGGAGATTCTCGACTTAGTCAAACAAAACATCGAGCAACGGATGGGCGCTCTCGAACTACTAGCAGGCAATGTAGTTATTACTGGCGGCGCTTCACTAATGCCCGGACTTGATCAAATAGCGACCGAACGCTTTCGGTTGCCTGTACGCATTGGGAAGCCTGAGGGCGTCTCGGGACTTGTAGATGTCGTAGCCAGTCCAGCACACGCGACAGCTGTTGGCCTAGTTAGGTATGGTGTCCAGCACATACCATCAGGAAGGACTGAATCAACTCGGGGGCACGATAACTCTCGGGGAATAATGGGAACCATTCGTAATCTTTTAAAGGACTTTTTCTAA
- the murB gene encoding UDP-N-acetylenolpyruvoylglucosamine reductase: MTSNSLPRTVSLRNYTTLRIGGPAELWQVNSIDEIREATVKPFKILGGGSNLLVSDEGVSDRVIKLGQSFSNISAIDGTTDVWIGAATPLPGLVRRAQRQGVSGLEGLFGIPGVVGGAIAMNAGTRFGSIADTLTQVEVFIEGNLCYLSSSELGLAYRTSNLPPNSIVVRARLQLVPSQPQRVARAMASVDEARRGQPKNKSAGCAFKNPPGKAAGFIIDQAGLKGLRVGDAMISHQHGNFIVNLGSATQKDVLELIAQVRSRVEIPLELEWRGWG, translated from the coding sequence ATGACCAGTAACTCACTCCCACGCACTGTTTCCCTCCGCAACTACACCACTTTGCGTATTGGGGGACCAGCTGAACTGTGGCAAGTCAATAGCATTGACGAAATTCGAGAAGCAACAGTCAAGCCGTTTAAGATACTTGGAGGCGGCTCTAACCTCCTGGTGAGTGACGAAGGTGTAAGTGACCGCGTAATTAAACTTGGTCAATCGTTCAGCAACATCTCTGCTATAGACGGCACTACCGACGTTTGGATCGGTGCAGCCACACCATTGCCTGGATTAGTACGCCGGGCTCAACGGCAGGGAGTATCTGGGCTAGAGGGCCTCTTTGGCATTCCCGGAGTAGTAGGCGGCGCTATAGCCATGAACGCGGGTACACGCTTCGGCTCTATTGCCGATACCCTCACTCAAGTGGAAGTGTTCATTGAAGGCAACTTATGCTACCTATCCTCATCTGAGCTCGGTCTCGCTTACCGTACAAGCAACCTTCCACCTAATTCCATAGTTGTCCGTGCCCGCTTACAACTAGTTCCATCACAGCCTCAACGGGTAGCCCGAGCAATGGCTTCTGTGGATGAAGCTAGACGGGGACAACCGAAAAACAAATCCGCGGGTTGCGCTTTTAAAAACCCGCCTGGAAAAGCAGCGGGATTCATAATCGACCAAGCTGGACTTAAAGGCCTACGAGTAGGCGATGCGATGATATCTCATCAACATGGTAATTTCATTGTCAACCTTGGTTCAGCCACCCAAAAGGACGTATTAGAGCTTATTGCCCAAGTGAGATCAAGAGTAGAAATTCCCCTGGAACTCGAGTGGCGGGGTTGGGGGTAG